The following is a genomic window from Sphingorhabdus sp. Alg231-15.
AAACCGGCATCATCGGTGAACAATATCGACTGGCTCGTAGGATCATGCTCCGCCTGGGATAGCAAATCAGCCGCGATCCATTCCGGATCATTCTGGCCATCCGCAACCACCACGATCTCGGAAGGCCCAGCGACCATGTCGATACCGACCACGCCATAAACCTGCCGTTTGGCTTCCGCGACCCAGGCATTGCCAGGACCGGTGATGACATCAACAGGAGTGATTTTCTCCGTTCCAAAGGCCAATGCAGCCACCGCCTGCGCTCCACCGATCCGCCAGATTTCATCGACACCGGCAATTTGGGCTGCTGCCAATACCAGCGGATTGACTTCTCCGCCCGGCGTGGGCGTGACCATGATGACCCGATCAGCGCCCGCCACTTTGGCCGGTATTGCGTTCATGAGTACAGATGACGGATAGGCCGCTCTGCCACCTGGAATATAGATGCCGGCCCGCTCAACCGCATTCCAGCGTGCGCCGATGCGTACCCCGGCGTCATCACGATAGTCGCGATTGTCGGGCCTTTGCCCCTCGTGATAGTCGCGAATGCGAATGGCTGCCAGCTCAAGGGCGATCCGCAGGTTGGGATCAAGACCATCCAGAGCTGCCTCGCATTCGGCAACTGAGACCTTCCAGCCGGTGAATTCCAGATCATGGCCGTCAAATTTCTGTGTAAGCCGGGCCACTGCCTCGTCTCCGCTCACCCGTACGTCCTTGATGATCGCAGCGACATCCGCTGATACATCGGCGTCCGCTTCCCGGCGGGCATTCACCAGCGCGTCAAAGGCATCGGCAAAACCGGCATCCGAGGTGGAAAGCCGCAAAGCCATTATACCTGTCCCACCAGTTCGCGGAATTTCTGGACCAGCCCGGTCAGCTCCTCGCTGCGCATCTTGAAGGCCGCCCGGTTTACCACCAGCCGCGCGGAAATATCGATAATGCGATCGGTTTCGATCAGATTATTGGCTTTGAGCGTGCTGCCGGACTCGACCAGATCGACAATATGCCGCGACAGGCCAAGCGAGGGCGCAAGTTCCATCGCGCCGTTTAGCTTCACACATTCCGCCTGAATGCCCTGCGCCTCAAAATGGCGGCTGGTCAGATTAGGATATTTGGTCGCGACCCTTATGTGCGAGATATTGCCGATCTGGTCGGCATCATCCTTAGGCTGCGCCACTGACAGACGGCAACGACCTATGCCCAGATCAACCGGCGCATAAAGCTCGCTATAGTTGAATTCTTCGACCACGTCCGATCCGACAATACCGATTTGCGCCGCGCCATGGGCAACGAATGTCGCCACATCAAAGGCGCGCACCCGGATAATCGAGACATGCGCCTGATTGGTGCCGAACATCAGGCTGCGGTTGGCCTTATCGAAAAATTCGGGCGCAGGTTCGATCCCGACCTTGGCCAGCATTGGCAAGGCCTCATCGAGAATCCGTCCCTTGGGGATTGCAAAGATCAGGGGTGTGGTCATAGAAGCCGACGCATTAGGGCTTCATACCGGAAAGGGCAATATGTCTAACCAGCAAAAGATACAGGACGCCTTCACCAACCAGATAGAATATTGTCGTTCCAATGGCGCGCCGATTACCGGCCGGATCGTCGAAGCGATTATCGGAGCACTGGACGAAGGTACAATATTGGGCCGCCGAGTACTTGGATGGGATGGCAATCCGCTGGCCGACGCCCTGCCCTTGCGCGTCGCGGGCGGTTTTCATGCACTACATCTGGCGGGACAGCATGATCGGCTTTCCGGGATTTACAACGGCGATGAACAGGCTGCCAAAAATGCAGAAAAGATCATAGCCGAAACTATCGCAACCGATGAAGCCCAGTTACTGCCTTGGCTCGATTCCCCTCCGCAGACCAACGAAGCAGGACGATCCTCCTCCTATATCGCAGGGCTGCTCTGGTTGACCCAGCAAGGTCTGCCGCCGCGCTACGAGCTGCTCGAAATCGGTTCCAGTGCTGGCCTGAACCTGATGATCGACCGCTATCACTATGATCTTGGTGGGGTTTCTGTCGGTCCTGGCAATGCGTCTCTTTCTTTCGCACCCGAATGGCAGGGGCCGCCGCCGCCCGATGTACCCTTTGCCTTTGACTCGCTGCGCGGCTGTGACATCGCGCCGGTTGATCTCACTGATCCCGCGCAAGCTAGCCGTCTGACAGCCTATATCTGGCCCGAACATACGGTGCGCTTCGAGCGGATGAAGACCGCCATAAATCTGGTCAACGATCAGTCACCCAACCTGGAAGGCGCGAGCGCCGATGATTGGATGATCGATCAGCTGGCCAAGCCTCAAACCGCCGGTGTCACGCGGGTACTGGTCCATTCAATCGTCTGGCAATATATCCCCAAAGCTGGGCGCGAACGGATCAAACAGGCGATGGAAGAGGCCGGAGCCCAGGCAACCACAGAAAGGCCGCTGGCCTGGCTGTCGCTAGAAGCCAATCGCGAAACCTATCGTCATGAATTGATTGTCAGGCATTGGCCGGACTGCGGCGATCCGGTCAAACTTGGCGAAGCCCACGCGCATGGTGCGTGGGTGAAATGGTTGGGAAGGTCTTAAAACCCCAGCCATTCTCCGCTGATTATAGCCGATCCAGCTCGGTCACGGTCTTATCTGTCACCACATTGCCCGTGTTCAATATCGTCTTGGGTTCGAGCAACACAACATGACACTCGCCATCCAGACCCTCAGGACAATGCTCAACCCCGCGCGGGATGATGATGAATTCACCGGGCCCGACATCCACATCACCGGTACGCAAGCCCATGCGCATGGTTCCGGCAATCACAAGAAACAGCTCATCCTCATTTTCATGATGATGCCAATCAAATTTGCCTTCAAATTTCGCCAGCTTCACCTGCGCATCGTTGATATCGCCAGCGATTTTGGGTGACCAATGGTCGGAGAAGGTTGCAAAAGCGTCTTTGAGATTGACCTTGCTCAGACATGTCATGTCGCTCACTCTCCCGGCACCGTGGCCTTGATAGCCATAGCGTGCACCTTGTCGCGCATCAGATCACCAAGCGCCTTGTTGACCATCCGTTGGCGATTGAGCCGGGATTGGCCTTCAAAGGCGGTACAAGCAATTTCCACCGTAAAGTGCGACTCACCACTGCCGTCATCGCCGGCATGGCCATGATGCTTGGCGCTGTCGTTGATAACATTCAGCGATGCAGGCGATAGCGCCTCTAAAAGACGTTTTTCGATTTCCGCGGCCACGGGGCCTTTTGATTCTGTTTCCATCATGCCTATATAGAGGCTTCACCAGCATTTGCGAACCGCCATCTCGCCTCAATAACCGGACAATCTTTTGCCTTCCTCCGATCCTCAGAAAAAGAAACCGAACCGTTTCCATGGTCGTGTGGAAAGCGAAGGGCGATCTTGCGCGATTGATGGATGTAAGGAAGAGGGCGAATTTCGTGCACCGCCCATTTATGGTGCCCGGCATGGCTATGACGGTCCGGGCGAATATCGCTGGCTGTGCCTCGATCATGTTCGCGAGTTTAATCAAGGCTATGATTATTTCGATGGCATGGATCAGGAGCAGATTTTCCAAGCCCAGCACCCCATTCGCGGATGGGACAGCAATCGGCGAATCTACGACACAGGTCCAACCGCAGCGCCGGCATGGACCGATTTTACGGACCCACTGGACGCTATCGGTGCAAGATTTGCTGCCAGTGTTTCACGACCCCAAACACCCGGTCGAACGATCAATGCTGGCGACCGCAAAGCGCTCAAGACGCTAGGGCTTGGCGAGGATGCGGAGCGTGGGGAAATCCGCAGGCGTTACTCTGAACTGGTGCGCAAATATCATCCCGATCGCAACGGCGGCAACAGAAGTCATGAGAAACAGTTGGCAAATGTCATCGCGGCCTATACGCAGCTTAAGGAATCACCAGATTTTAGATAGTGGCTCTTGCTTTTTGTATTTCATAATGAGGCCGGAGTTTTCAAAGGACCAACATGACTGACATCCCAAATACTCATCCTAGCGGCAGCGGCGAAACTGTATTGGCAGCTCCGGATCAGACCGTTGATGCACGGGAAATGTTTGGCATTGATCTGGACATGCAGATCCCTGCGTTTAGCGAAAAGGACGAGCGTGTTCCCGACCTTGATCCGTCTTACGTGTTTGATCAGGATACCACCGCCGCGATCCTCGCCGGCTTTGCGTTTAATCGCCGGGTGATGGTGCAGGGTTTTCATGGAACAGGTAAATCGACCCATATTGAGCAGGTTGCGGCCCGGCTGAACTGGCCATGTATCCGCATCAACCTCGATGCGCATATCAGCCGTATCGATCTGGTCGGCCGCGATGCCATTGTTTTGAAAGACGGCCAGCAGGTGACCGAATTTCGCGAAGGCCTGCTGCCATGGGCGTTGCAGACCCCGACAGCGCTGGTTTTTGACGAATATGACGCCGGTCGCCCCGATGTGATGTTCGTGATCCAGCGTGTGCTTGAAGCAGAAGGCAAATTGACCCTGCTCGATCAGAACCGGGTCATCCGCCCGAACCCGAATTTCCGCCTATTTGCCACTGCCAACACAGTTGGTCTCGGTGATACGAGCGGCCTGTACCACGGCACACAGCAGATCAACCAAGGCCAGATGGACCGGTGGAATATTGTTGTCACACTCAACTATCTGCCAGCCGCAACTGAAGCGCAGGTCATTCTTTCGAAGGTTCCGGACACGGACGACAAAACGGTTGAGAATATGATCAAGGTCGCTGACCTGTCGCGTCAGGGCTTTGTGAATGGCGATATATCGACCGTGATGAGCCCGCGGACTGTAATCAGCTGGGCCCAGAATGCCGCGATCTTCAACAATGTCGGCTTCGCTTTCCGTCTTAGCTTCCTCAACAAATGTGATGAAGCCGAACGCATGCTAGTCGCCGAATATTACCAACGCGTCTTTGGCGAAGATCTGCCGGAAAGCGTGGTTGGGGCCTAATTTTCCTCTGGATCACGCGTACGATCAGTAAACTCTGTCATTATGGCCATGGCCGCCCACACCGATAGGGTTGGCAGAACGCGATCAGGAAAATCAATGAGCTGGCCGCTTGAGTCACTTTCTGCATACCAGGCAGCCAGGAATATGACGGCAAGAACAAGGCTATTCCACAGCGGGCGATGGGTATAAGTCACCATTAGGATGCTGCTTACCATTGTCGCAATGACCACTAAGAGCATGATATAGTCTTGCAACGGGATTTCGGTGATGTTTCCCAGACTAACACCGATAATAGCGCCAAAGAATATGTTCAGTGCATTGATTGTGGCTTCATATTCACGCTGCGTCAGTTTGAAAATATCTCCAATCTGTCTGAGCTTTTCCAGCATCCTAATTCCTCCGCGATTTTGGGATGCGTAACAAATCATGCCGTTTTTCAAAACTTCTTTCTCGCCAAGACCGTGTTATGCTGCTAATACAGTTTTGCAATGCTTGAGAGGACTTCCCCCGATTCCGATGGCCGCAGCCGATTCTGGCTTTTCCGGCGACGCAAGCCTGTAGAAACCGTTTTCTACGAACCTTACGGCAATGCTCTCCCTCCTCATCTGCAGGATGAGCCGCTCGCTCCGCTGAAAAAACCACGCGGCAAGTGGTGGTGGTTCAGCCGCGGTTTGGCTGCGTTTCTATTCCTCTTCATTCTGCTGATCGCATGGCTCGCCATTACCGCACCGCTGTCCAAATCTCTGCAGCCGATCGCTCCCCCGCAAATCACTTTGCTCACGTCTGACGGCCAGCCGATTGCGCGCAACGGCGCGGTGGTTGATGAACCGGTGCAGATTGCCGAACTACCCGATCATGTCGTCGACGCGTTTCTGGCGATTGAAGACCGGCGCTTCTATTCTCACTGGGGTGTTGACCCGCGCGGTCTCGCCCGTGCCGCTTGGAGCAACGCGACCGGCAGCGGCATGACCCAGGGCGGCAGCACGATTACGCAGCAGCTGGCTAAGCTCACGTTCCTCACTCCGGAGCGCAGCCTGACCCGCAAAGCGCGCGAAATGCTGATCGCTTTCTGGATGGAGGCGCGATTATCAAAGGATGAGATATTGGAGCGTTATCTGTCCAACGTCTATTTTGGCGACAATGTTTACGGTCTGCGTGCTGCCTCCCTGCATTATTATTATCGCAAGCCGGAAAATCTAAAACCGGAACAGGCGATCATGCTGGCCGGTCTGGTGCAGGCCCCTTCCCGCCTCGCGCCAACCCGTAACCCCAATCTTGCAGCGAAGCGTGCCAAGCTGGTGAAGTCGGCGATGGTTGCCGCCGGTTTTCTGGGCCAGAAAGAGGCCGACAATCTGCCCAATCCAGTGCTGGATGTGCGGGCAAAAAACACCGTTCCAACCGGCACCTATTTTGCCGACTGGGCAATGCCAAGAGCCAGGGCATTATCGGAAATGAGCTATAGCAAGCTGACACTTACCACGACGCTGGACTCCCGATTGCAGAAAATTGCCAATAGTGTCGTCAACCGTGCGCCGCTTGGTAAAGCGCAAGTTGCTTTGGTGGCGATGCGGCCGGATGGTGAAGTCGTCGCGATGATTGGTGGTCGCAGTTACAAGGACTCCGCCTTTAACCGGGTGACACAAGCCAAGCGCCAGCCAGGATCCACGTTCAAGCTGTTCGTCTGGCTGGCTGCCCTGCGGGCTGATATCCGACCGGATGACATGGTCGACGACAGTCCGATTACCAAAGGCGGTTATCTTCCGAAAAATGCCGGAGAAAAATATCGTGGCGAAATCAGCCTCAAGGAAGCTTTTGCCAAATCCAGCAATGTCGCAGCAGTTCGCCTGTTCGGTCAGGTTGGGGATAAAGCTGTCATACGCGAAGCTAAAAATCTCGGTGTCACGTCAAATTTAGCAGAGGATGACCCCAGTTTGGCGCTTGGCACGTCGACGATGACACTCTTGGAGCTGACCGCCGCCTATGCCGGCGTCGCGAGCAACAGTTGGCCGGTCAAGCCCTATGCCTTCAAAAAGAAAGAACAAAGCTGGGTAGAATGGCTGTTCGATTGGCCTGGACGCTATGGCAACAACACACATGAGCGGATGCAAGACATGTTGCGTACCGCCGTCAACGAAGGCACAGGCCGCAATGCGCAGCTGTCCATTCCCAATTACGGCAAAACCGGCACCAGCCAGAATAATCGCGATGCCCTGTTTGTCGGCTATGCTGGCGACCTTGTTGTCGGCGTGTGGGTTGGCAATGATGACAACTCACCGCTCAAAGGCATTAGCGGTGGCGGGGTTCCAGCCCGCATCTGGCGAAACTTCATGCGCCAGGCGGTGCAAGGCGTTGGTCCGGCAACCGATCCAAAGCCCGTCACCAAACCCGATCCCGACGGACCGATCAAACCGCTCGACATACCGGATATTGATGATTTGCAGGATGTACCGATTGATCTGGGAGATGCTGAGCTTCGCATAGAAGGCGGAGAGGGTGTCTCAATATCTACCGAAATTGGCGGCATCCCCCTTGATCTGCGTCTTGATAGTGATGGTGTGGAGATCGAAAGTAGACGTGAAGAAGCACGCGACGCTACGGATCGTTAAGAAGCAACGCTATCCCTACCAAAAAGGTGGAATTTAGACCTTTGATTCCCTTCGGCTTTCCGCTTATGGCTGTTGTCTTCTATGGCTGACCGTTCCAAACTTGATGATCTGAAAGACGTACTCGGCGGTGCTGCGCGCGCTATGTCGCATGAACCCGAGGTGGAGTTGGCTTACACCGCTGAAGCCCCCTCACAATCAGGCCAGCATCTCAAGGTCCCGATGCCGGCGCGCGATCTGCCCTCTGATCAGGTGGCTCAGGCCCGTGGTTTTGCCGACAGCTTCGCGCTGAAACTGCGCTATCATGACGAAAACCGTCACCGCAAAAATGCACCGCAAGAGGCCATTGCCAGAGCGTGTTTTGATGCCTTGGAACAGGTCCGTACGGATGCGCTGGGTTCCCGCAATATGAAGGGCGTGAATGGAAATCTTGATGCGGCTCTGGAAATGCGGATGCGGTCAGATCCAATTTCCCGCGCACAGAATCGCGATGAAGTGCCTATTTCAACGGCAATCGCATTGCTAGCACGGGAAAAGCTGACCGGCGAAGCACCGCCGGAATCGACATTGAAGGGCCTCGAGATGCTGCGCGAGTGGATTGAGGAAGGCGCAGGTGCCGATCTCGATGGCCTGAAT
Proteins encoded in this region:
- the hisD gene encoding histidinol dehydrogenase, whose translation is MALRLSTSDAGFADAFDALVNARREADADVSADVAAIIKDVRVSGDEAVARLTQKFDGHDLEFTGWKVSVAECEAALDGLDPNLRIALELAAIRIRDYHEGQRPDNRDYRDDAGVRIGARWNAVERAGIYIPGGRAAYPSSVLMNAIPAKVAGADRVIMVTPTPGGEVNPLVLAAAQIAGVDEIWRIGGAQAVAALAFGTEKITPVDVITGPGNAWVAEAKRQVYGVVGIDMVAGPSEIVVVADGQNDPEWIAADLLSQAEHDPTSQSILFTDDAGFADKVAAHIDAQLAELATSKTATQSWADNGAIILVDRLEQAMPLVDRLAAEHLELACDDPQALFNKVRHAGSVFLGRHTPEAVGDYVAGPNHVLPTGRRARFSSGLSVTDFMKRTSFLECDEAALEKIGPAAVALAEAEGLPAHATSVQKRLDARR
- the hisG gene encoding ATP phosphoribosyltransferase encodes the protein MTTPLIFAIPKGRILDEALPMLAKVGIEPAPEFFDKANRSLMFGTNQAHVSIIRVRAFDVATFVAHGAAQIGIVGSDVVEEFNYSELYAPVDLGIGRCRLSVAQPKDDADQIGNISHIRVATKYPNLTSRHFEAQGIQAECVKLNGAMELAPSLGLSRHIVDLVESGSTLKANNLIETDRIIDISARLVVNRAAFKMRSEELTGLVQKFRELVGQV
- a CDS encoding DUF2332 family protein, translated to MSNQQKIQDAFTNQIEYCRSNGAPITGRIVEAIIGALDEGTILGRRVLGWDGNPLADALPLRVAGGFHALHLAGQHDRLSGIYNGDEQAAKNAEKIIAETIATDEAQLLPWLDSPPQTNEAGRSSSYIAGLLWLTQQGLPPRYELLEIGSSAGLNLMIDRYHYDLGGVSVGPGNASLSFAPEWQGPPPPDVPFAFDSLRGCDIAPVDLTDPAQASRLTAYIWPEHTVRFERMKTAINLVNDQSPNLEGASADDWMIDQLAKPQTAGVTRVLVHSIVWQYIPKAGRERIKQAMEEAGAQATTERPLAWLSLEANRETYRHELIVRHWPDCGDPVKLGEAHAHGAWVKWLGRS
- a CDS encoding cupin domain-containing protein, giving the protein MTCLSKVNLKDAFATFSDHWSPKIAGDINDAQVKLAKFEGKFDWHHHENEDELFLVIAGTMRMGLRTGDVDVGPGEFIIIPRGVEHCPEGLDGECHVVLLEPKTILNTGNVVTDKTVTELDRL
- a CDS encoding BolA/IbaG family iron-sulfur metabolism protein, which translates into the protein METESKGPVAAEIEKRLLEALSPASLNVINDSAKHHGHAGDDGSGESHFTVEIACTAFEGQSRLNRQRMVNKALGDLMRDKVHAMAIKATVPGE
- a CDS encoding J domain-containing protein codes for the protein MPSSDPQKKKPNRFHGRVESEGRSCAIDGCKEEGEFRAPPIYGARHGYDGPGEYRWLCLDHVREFNQGYDYFDGMDQEQIFQAQHPIRGWDSNRRIYDTGPTAAPAWTDFTDPLDAIGARFAASVSRPQTPGRTINAGDRKALKTLGLGEDAERGEIRRRYSELVRKYHPDRNGGNRSHEKQLANVIAAYTQLKESPDFR
- the cobS gene encoding cobaltochelatase subunit CobS, with the translated sequence MTDIPNTHPSGSGETVLAAPDQTVDAREMFGIDLDMQIPAFSEKDERVPDLDPSYVFDQDTTAAILAGFAFNRRVMVQGFHGTGKSTHIEQVAARLNWPCIRINLDAHISRIDLVGRDAIVLKDGQQVTEFREGLLPWALQTPTALVFDEYDAGRPDVMFVIQRVLEAEGKLTLLDQNRVIRPNPNFRLFATANTVGLGDTSGLYHGTQQINQGQMDRWNIVVTLNYLPAATEAQVILSKVPDTDDKTVENMIKVADLSRQGFVNGDISTVMSPRTVISWAQNAAIFNNVGFAFRLSFLNKCDEAERMLVAEYYQRVFGEDLPESVVGA
- a CDS encoding transglycosylase domain-containing protein, whose amino-acid sequence is MLERTSPDSDGRSRFWLFRRRKPVETVFYEPYGNALPPHLQDEPLAPLKKPRGKWWWFSRGLAAFLFLFILLIAWLAITAPLSKSLQPIAPPQITLLTSDGQPIARNGAVVDEPVQIAELPDHVVDAFLAIEDRRFYSHWGVDPRGLARAAWSNATGSGMTQGGSTITQQLAKLTFLTPERSLTRKAREMLIAFWMEARLSKDEILERYLSNVYFGDNVYGLRAASLHYYYRKPENLKPEQAIMLAGLVQAPSRLAPTRNPNLAAKRAKLVKSAMVAAGFLGQKEADNLPNPVLDVRAKNTVPTGTYFADWAMPRARALSEMSYSKLTLTTTLDSRLQKIANSVVNRAPLGKAQVALVAMRPDGEVVAMIGGRSYKDSAFNRVTQAKRQPGSTFKLFVWLAALRADIRPDDMVDDSPITKGGYLPKNAGEKYRGEISLKEAFAKSSNVAAVRLFGQVGDKAVIREAKNLGVTSNLAEDDPSLALGTSTMTLLELTAAYAGVASNSWPVKPYAFKKKEQSWVEWLFDWPGRYGNNTHERMQDMLRTAVNEGTGRNAQLSIPNYGKTGTSQNNRDALFVGYAGDLVVGVWVGNDDNSPLKGISGGGVPARIWRNFMRQAVQGVGPATDPKPVTKPDPDGPIKPLDIPDIDDLQDVPIDLGDAELRIEGGEGVSISTEIGGIPLDLRLDSDGVEIESRREEARDATDR